The proteins below come from a single Azospirillum thiophilum genomic window:
- the rplC gene encoding 50S ribosomal protein L3 has product MRSGLIAQKLGMTRVFTDDGQHVPVTVLKVDSCQVVAVRTEDKDGYTAVQLGAGAIKVKNVNKPERGHFAKARVEPKRKLVEFRVDADALIEVGAELSAAHFVAGQFVDVTGTSIGKGFAGAMKRWNFGGLRATHGVSVSHRSHGSTGNRQDPGKVFKNKKMAGHLGDEKVTVLNLQVVSVDEERGLILLKGAVPGAEGGWLRIRDAVKKKAPEGLPFPAGIKSAPAAEAPAETQE; this is encoded by the coding sequence ATGCGATCCGGTTTGATCGCGCAGAAGCTCGGCATGACCCGCGTCTTCACGGACGACGGCCAGCATGTTCCGGTCACTGTGCTGAAAGTCGACAGCTGCCAGGTCGTCGCCGTTCGTACCGAGGACAAGGATGGCTACACCGCCGTCCAGCTCGGCGCGGGCGCCATCAAGGTCAAGAACGTCAACAAGCCTGAGCGCGGGCATTTCGCCAAGGCGCGCGTGGAGCCCAAGCGCAAGCTGGTCGAGTTCCGCGTCGATGCCGATGCCCTGATCGAGGTTGGCGCCGAGCTGTCGGCTGCCCACTTCGTCGCCGGCCAGTTCGTCGACGTCACCGGCACTTCCATCGGCAAGGGCTTTGCCGGTGCGATGAAGCGGTGGAACTTCGGTGGTCTGCGCGCCACGCACGGCGTGTCGGTGTCGCACCGCTCGCACGGTTCGACGGGCAACCGTCAGGATCCCGGCAAGGTCTTCAAGAACAAGAAGATGGCCGGCCATCTCGGTGACGAGAAGGTCACGGTCCTGAACCTCCAGGTCGTGTCGGTCGATGAAGAGCGCGGCCTGATCCTGCTCAAGGGCGCCGTCCCGGGCGCCGAGGGCGGCTGGCTGCGCATCCGTGATGCGGTCAAGAAGAAGGCTCCGGAAGGACTGCCCTTCCCGGCCGGCATCAAGTCTGCTCCGGCGGCGGAAGCCCCGGCCGAGACGCAGGAGTGA
- the rpsJ gene encoding 30S ribosomal protein S10 produces the protein MDSQNIRIRLKAFDHRVLDQSTSEIVNTAKRTGARVRGPIPLPTHIEKFTVNRSPHIDKKSREQFEIRTHKRLLDIVDPTPQTVDALMKLDLAAGVDVEIKL, from the coding sequence CTGAAGGCGTTCGATCATCGCGTGCTCGACCAGTCGACCAGCGAGATCGTCAACACCGCCAAGCGGACCGGCGCGCGCGTGCGGGGCCCGATCCCGCTGCCGACGCACATTGAGAAGTTCACCGTGAACCGCTCGCCGCACATCGACAAGAAGTCGCGCGAGCAGTTCGAGATCCGCACCCACAAGCGCCTGCTCGACATCGTCGATCCGACGCCGCAGACCGTGGATGCGCTGATGAAACTCGACCTCGCCGCCGGCGTGGACGTCGAGATCAAGCTCTGA
- the rplD gene encoding 50S ribosomal protein L4, which produces MKATIKNLNNEAVGEIELSEAVFGLPTRTDLLARMVNWQLAKRRSGNHKTKGISEIRGTTKKPYSQKGTGRARQGSIRSPQFRGGATIFGPVVRSHAHDLTKKVRKLALKTALSAKVAEGKLIVLEAAAAETHKTKDLVARLATLGLTSALIIDGSNLDDNFAKASRNIPLIDVLPEQGANVYDILRRDTLVLTRNAVEQLEARLK; this is translated from the coding sequence ATGAAGGCCACGATCAAGAATCTGAACAACGAGGCCGTCGGCGAGATCGAGCTGTCGGAAGCCGTGTTCGGTCTTCCGACCCGCACCGACCTGCTGGCCCGCATGGTGAACTGGCAGCTGGCCAAGCGCCGCTCCGGCAACCATAAGACCAAGGGCATCAGCGAGATCAGGGGCACGACCAAGAAGCCCTATTCGCAGAAGGGCACCGGTCGCGCTCGCCAGGGCTCCATCCGTTCGCCGCAGTTCCGCGGCGGTGCGACCATCTTCGGTCCGGTCGTGCGCTCGCACGCCCATGATCTGACCAAGAAGGTCCGCAAGCTGGCGCTCAAGACCGCCCTGTCGGCCAAGGTCGCCGAGGGCAAGCTGATCGTCCTGGAGGCCGCGGCCGCCGAGACCCACAAGACCAAGGATCTGGTGGCCCGTCTCGCCACCCTCGGCCTGACTTCGGCACTGATCATCGACGGCTCGAACCTGGACGACAACTTCGCCAAGGCTTCGCGCAACATCCCGCTGATCGACGTGCTGCCGGAGCAGGGCGCGAACGTCTACGACATTCTCCGCCGCGATACGCTGGTCCTGACCCGCAACGCGGTCGAGCAACTGGAGGCTCGCCTGAAATGA
- the rpsS gene encoding 30S ribosomal protein S19, translating to MARSVWKGPFVDGYLLKKADKSRASGRNEIIKIWSRRSTILPQFVGLTFGVYNGHKFLPVLVTEHMIGHKFGEFAPTRTFYGHAADKKAKRK from the coding sequence ATGGCACGCTCCGTTTGGAAGGGCCCGTTCGTCGACGGCTATCTGCTGAAGAAGGCGGACAAGAGCCGGGCTTCGGGCCGCAACGAGATCATCAAGATCTGGTCGCGTCGTTCGACCATCCTGCCGCAGTTCGTCGGTCTGACGTTCGGCGTCTACAACGGCCACAAGTTCCTGCCGGTTCTCGTCACCGAACACATGATCGGTCACAAGTTCGGCGAGTTCGCTCCGACGCGGACCTTCTATGGCCACGCGGCGGACAAGAAGGCGAAGAGGAAGTAA
- the rplP gene encoding 50S ribosomal protein L16: MLSPKRTKYRKAHKGRIHGNAKGGTDLNFGSFGLKALEPERITARQIEAARRAITRAMKRQGRVWIRVFPDLPVSTKPAEVRMGSGKGSPEYWAARVKPGRILFELDGVPADVAKTAFALAAAKLPIKVKLVTRLGGVEETAA, translated from the coding sequence ATGCTTTCTCCCAAGCGCACGAAATACCGCAAGGCCCACAAGGGCCGCATCCACGGCAACGCCAAGGGCGGTACCGATCTGAACTTCGGCTCCTTCGGCCTCAAGGCCCTGGAGCCGGAGCGCATCACCGCCCGGCAGATCGAGGCGGCCCGCCGCGCGATCACCCGCGCGATGAAGCGTCAGGGTCGCGTCTGGATCCGCGTTTTCCCGGATCTCCCCGTCTCCACCAAGCCCGCCGAAGTCCGCATGGGCTCCGGTAAGGGTTCGCCGGAGTACTGGGCGGCCCGCGTCAAGCCGGGTCGCATCCTGTTTGAGCTGGACGGCGTACCCGCCGATGTGGCAAAAACCGCCTTCGCTCTGGCGGCCGCGAAGCTGCCGATCAAGGTGAAGCTGGTGACCCGCCTGGGCGGGGTCGAGGAGACCGCGGCATGA
- the rplB gene encoding 50S ribosomal protein L2 has product MALKQYRPITPSLRQLVIVDRSELWKGKPVKTLTEGLTKSGGRNNTGRITARRMGGGHKRVYRLVDFKRRKFDIPAVVERLEYDPNRTAFIALIKYQDGTLSYILAPQRLKVGDTVVSGEKVDVKPGNAMPLRNIPVGSIVHNVELKAGKGGQVARSAGTYLQLVGRDGGYAQLKLPSGELRVVRGECMATLGAVSNPDQMNTNLGKAGRNRWLGKRPSVRGVAMNPIDHPHGGGEGRTSGGRHPVTPWGKPTKGKKTRHNKKTDGLILRRRHSK; this is encoded by the coding sequence ATGGCTCTGAAGCAATACCGCCCGATTACTCCGTCGCTCCGCCAGTTGGTCATCGTCGACCGCTCGGAGCTGTGGAAGGGCAAGCCGGTCAAGACCCTCACCGAGGGCCTGACCAAGTCCGGCGGCCGCAACAACACCGGCCGCATCACCGCGCGCCGGATGGGTGGCGGTCACAAGCGCGTCTACCGTCTGGTGGACTTCAAGCGTCGCAAGTTCGACATCCCGGCCGTCGTCGAGCGGCTGGAATACGATCCGAACCGCACCGCTTTCATCGCGCTGATCAAGTACCAGGACGGGACGCTGTCCTACATCCTGGCGCCGCAGCGCCTGAAGGTCGGCGACACCGTCGTGTCGGGCGAGAAGGTCGATGTGAAGCCCGGCAACGCCATGCCGCTGCGGAACATTCCGGTCGGCTCGATCGTGCACAACGTCGAGCTGAAGGCGGGCAAGGGTGGTCAGGTCGCGCGCTCCGCGGGCACCTACCTCCAGCTCGTCGGCCGCGATGGCGGCTACGCCCAGCTGAAGCTGCCGTCAGGCGAGCTTCGCGTGGTGCGCGGCGAGTGCATGGCGACCCTGGGCGCGGTGTCGAACCCCGACCAGATGAACACCAACCTTGGCAAGGCCGGTCGCAACCGCTGGCTGGGCAAGCGTCCTTCGGTCCGTGGCGTCGCCATGAACCCGATCGACCACCCGCACGGCGGTGGTGAAGGTCGCACCTCGGGCGGCCGTCATCCGGTCACCCCGTGGGGCAAGCCGACCAAGGGCAAGAAGACGCGTCACAACAAGAAGACGGACGGCCTGATCCTGCGCCGCCGTCATTCGAAGTAA
- the rpsC gene encoding 30S ribosomal protein S3 has product MGQKINPIGLRLGINRTWDSRWFAKRDYANLLHQDLKLRGYLQGRLQQAGVSRVVIERPAKKARITIHSARPGVVIGKKGADIEKLRQELSKMTGSEVSLNIVEIRKPEIDARLIAENIASQLERRVAFRRAMKRAVQSAMRLGAQGIRINCSGRLGGAEIARMEWYREGRVPLHTLRADIDYGVGTAKTTYGTCGVKVWVFKGEVMAHDPMAQDKRMGSEPVSTDGEPRRDRHDRRDRRERSERSERE; this is encoded by the coding sequence ATGGGTCAGAAAATCAATCCGATTGGGCTGCGCCTCGGCATCAACCGGACCTGGGACAGCCGTTGGTTCGCCAAGCGCGACTACGCCAACCTGCTGCACCAGGACCTGAAGCTGCGCGGCTATCTGCAGGGTCGCCTGCAGCAGGCCGGCGTGTCTCGCGTCGTCATCGAGCGTCCGGCCAAGAAGGCCCGCATCACCATCCACTCGGCCCGTCCGGGCGTGGTGATCGGCAAGAAGGGCGCGGACATCGAGAAGCTGCGTCAAGAGCTGTCGAAGATGACCGGCAGCGAGGTGAGCCTGAACATCGTCGAGATCCGCAAGCCGGAAATCGACGCCCGGCTCATCGCCGAGAACATCGCCAGCCAGCTGGAGCGCCGCGTGGCGTTCCGCCGTGCCATGAAGCGCGCCGTGCAGTCCGCCATGCGCCTGGGCGCCCAGGGCATCCGGATCAACTGCTCCGGCCGTCTGGGCGGGGCTGAGATCGCCCGCATGGAGTGGTACCGCGAGGGCCGCGTTCCGTTGCACACCCTGCGTGCCGACATCGATTACGGTGTGGGCACCGCCAAGACCACCTACGGCACCTGCGGTGTCAAGGTGTGGGTGTTCAAGGGCGAGGTCATGGCTCACGACCCGATGGCGCAGGACAAGCGCATGGGTTCCGAGCCGGTGTCGACCGACGGCGAGCCGCGCCGCGATCGTCACGATCGCCGCGACCGTCGCGAGCGCTCCGAGCGCTCCGAACGCGAGTAA
- a CDS encoding 50S ribosomal protein L23, translating into MSKQSKPAVSQERMYDLILAPVITEKSTLVSEHNQVTFRVPLTASKPEIKAAVEGLFNVKVTAVNTLVSKGKTKRFRGTIGRRSDFKKAVVTLAEGNKIDVTTGI; encoded by the coding sequence ATGAGCAAGCAGTCGAAACCTGCGGTGAGCCAGGAGCGGATGTACGACCTGATCCTCGCTCCCGTCATCACCGAGAAGTCGACGTTGGTGTCGGAGCACAACCAGGTCACGTTCCGCGTGCCGCTCACGGCCTCCAAGCCGGAGATCAAGGCCGCCGTTGAAGGTCTCTTCAACGTCAAGGTGACCGCGGTCAACACCCTGGTTTCCAAGGGCAAGACCAAGCGGTTCCGCGGCACCATCGGCCGTCGCTCGGACTTCAAGAAGGCCGTCGTCACCCTCGCCGAGGGTAACAAGATCGACGTGACCACGGGCATCTGA
- the rplV gene encoding 50S ribosomal protein L22, whose protein sequence is MGKSANPSRVAENEALARNPMIRTSPRKLNLVAQLIRNMDASRAVAELTFSKRRIAGEVKKVLQAAIANAENNHQLDVDRLYVSSATVGRALVMKRFHARARGRGARVEKLFSNLTIIVRERDAAVAEGAE, encoded by the coding sequence ATGGGCAAGTCTGCCAACCCCAGCCGGGTCGCGGAGAACGAGGCTCTGGCCCGCAATCCGATGATCCGCACCAGCCCGCGGAAGCTCAACCTCGTCGCCCAGCTGATCCGGAACATGGATGCCAGCCGCGCCGTGGCCGAGTTGACCTTCTCCAAGCGCCGCATCGCCGGCGAGGTGAAGAAGGTTCTGCAGGCCGCGATCGCGAACGCCGAGAACAACCATCAGCTCGACGTCGACCGTCTCTACGTGTCGTCGGCGACCGTTGGCCGCGCTCTGGTGATGAAGCGCTTCCATGCCCGTGCCCGCGGTCGCGGCGCCCGGGTTGAGAAGCTGTTCAGCAACCTGACGATCATCGTTCGCGAGCGTGACGCCGCCGTTGCCGAAGGGGCCGAGTAA